In a single window of the Azospirillum thiophilum genome:
- a CDS encoding amino acid synthesis family protein produces MMDIGLRKISTFIEETIVEGGKPAERPITSVVVAAVLRNPWTGQGFVENLRPEILRVAPVLGAEMTRRLVALMPAGRIQAYGKAASVGVNGEIEHASALIHTLRFGNMFREAAQGTTFLSFTNTRNAPGALLALPMIHKTETGKRAHFLTANFQVPDAPGPDELLVAIGASDGSRAHPRIGDRFLDMEEMEAEKAGAR; encoded by the coding sequence ATGATGGACATCGGACTGCGCAAGATTTCCACCTTCATCGAGGAGACCATCGTCGAGGGCGGCAAGCCGGCCGAACGGCCGATCACCTCGGTCGTGGTCGCCGCCGTGCTGCGCAACCCCTGGACCGGCCAGGGCTTCGTCGAGAATCTTCGGCCGGAGATCCTGCGCGTGGCGCCGGTGCTGGGGGCCGAGATGACGCGGCGCCTCGTCGCCCTGATGCCGGCCGGGCGCATCCAGGCCTATGGCAAGGCCGCTTCCGTCGGCGTCAACGGCGAGATCGAACACGCCTCGGCCCTGATCCACACGCTGCGCTTCGGCAACATGTTCCGCGAGGCGGCGCAGGGGACCACCTTCCTCAGCTTCACCAACACCCGCAACGCCCCGGGTGCGCTGCTCGCCCTGCCGATGATCCACAAGACGGAGACCGGCAAGCGGGCGCATTTCCTGACCGCCAACTTCCAGGTTCCCGACGCTCCGGGCCCCGACGAGCTGCTGGTCGCCATCGGCGCGTCGGACGGCAGCCGCGCCCACCCGCGCATCGGCGACCGTTTCCTTGACATGGAGGAGATGGAGGCCGAAAAGGCCGGCGCCCGCTGA
- the proX gene encoding glycine betaine/L-proline ABC transporter substrate-binding protein ProX — translation MSLFTARSVLKSLSVAALLAAACVQPSLAADQPGKGKTIRYAQSDSLGANYVTAQIVSAAFKELGYSVKLSTLSTTLFFQAAAQGDLDIATDINFPQREPAFRKVEQQAMIVGGGLIKEGGVNGYLIDKKTADAHHITSLEQMKDPKIAALFGKGGKADLVNCDPGWSCGDVVDYQLDKFGLKDTVTSVRGKYEPLMVEAVARVRRGDPAFFYAWSPSWVTNTLVPGKDVVWLPTPFDALPPSVPNKGTALVKGVSGCAGGADPCRMAMASWNWSTVANREFVAANPAVKALVESIGFPLQTWAGWERAISEKGASESHIRALAQDWLSANKPTFEQWIASARAAS, via the coding sequence ATGTCCCTTTTCACTGCCAGATCCGTCCTCAAATCCCTATCCGTCGCCGCCCTCCTCGCTGCGGCCTGCGTCCAGCCGTCGCTGGCGGCCGACCAGCCCGGCAAGGGCAAGACCATCCGCTACGCCCAATCGGACAGCCTGGGCGCCAACTACGTCACCGCGCAGATCGTCTCCGCCGCCTTCAAGGAGCTGGGCTACTCGGTCAAGCTCAGCACGCTCAGCACGACCCTGTTCTTCCAGGCGGCGGCGCAGGGCGACCTCGACATCGCCACCGACATCAACTTCCCCCAGCGCGAGCCCGCTTTCCGCAAGGTGGAGCAGCAGGCGATGATCGTCGGCGGCGGCCTGATCAAGGAGGGCGGCGTCAACGGCTACCTGATCGACAAGAAGACGGCCGACGCCCACCACATCACCTCGCTGGAGCAGATGAAGGATCCGAAGATCGCGGCGCTGTTCGGCAAGGGCGGCAAGGCGGATCTGGTCAACTGCGATCCCGGCTGGAGTTGTGGCGACGTGGTTGACTACCAGCTCGACAAGTTCGGCCTGAAGGACACGGTGACCTCCGTCCGCGGCAAGTACGAGCCGCTGATGGTCGAGGCGGTCGCCCGTGTCCGCCGCGGCGATCCGGCCTTCTTCTATGCCTGGAGCCCGTCCTGGGTCACCAACACCCTGGTCCCCGGCAAGGACGTCGTGTGGCTGCCCACCCCGTTCGACGCCCTGCCGCCGTCGGTGCCCAACAAGGGCACGGCGCTCGTCAAGGGCGTGTCGGGCTGCGCCGGCGGCGCCGATCCCTGCCGGATGGCCATGGCCTCGTGGAACTGGAGCACCGTCGCCAACCGGGAGTTCGTCGCCGCCAACCCCGCAGTGAAGGCGTTGGTCGAGTCCATCGGCTTCCCGTTGCAGACCTGGGCCGGCTGGGAACGCGCCATCAGCGAGAAGGGCGCCAGCGAGAGCCACATCCGCGCGCTCGCCCAGGACTGGCTCTCCGCCAACAAGCCGACCTTCGAGCAGTGGATCGCCAGCGCCAGGGCGGCAAGCTGA
- a CDS encoding ABC transporter permease: MLDADDLNVFPVESWIQDGVAWIALNLRPLFLAIKWPVEYVLTLNIYLLQEIPFLAFLVLAVLLAWRLASLGVACFTAIALVAIAALGLWSEAMTTLSLITTAIVICAVVGIPIGIACARSDRIWGVVRPVLDIMQTTPTFVYLVPVVMLFGVGTVPGEVAVVTAAAPPLIRFTNLGIRMVETEMVEAGLAFGATKRQLLWEVQLPLAVPTILGGLNQTVLTAMVMSVVVAMIGAEGLGLVVLQGLGRLDVGRAAVGGIAIVLLAMMLDRITQKLAQPGGPGGRPLLRSLRALVGFGRLAEDKPVGRQAVANPAISGPAVANPDQ; this comes from the coding sequence ATGCTTGACGCCGACGACCTGAACGTCTTCCCGGTCGAAAGCTGGATCCAGGACGGCGTCGCCTGGATCGCGTTGAACCTGCGTCCGCTGTTCCTCGCCATCAAATGGCCGGTCGAGTATGTCCTGACCCTCAACATCTACCTTCTGCAGGAAATCCCCTTCCTCGCCTTCCTGGTGCTGGCGGTGCTGCTGGCCTGGCGGCTGGCCAGCCTGGGAGTGGCCTGTTTCACCGCCATCGCCCTGGTCGCCATCGCGGCGCTGGGGTTGTGGTCGGAAGCGATGACGACCCTGTCGCTGATCACCACCGCCATCGTCATCTGTGCGGTGGTCGGCATCCCGATCGGCATCGCCTGCGCCCGCAGCGACCGGATATGGGGCGTGGTCCGACCGGTCCTCGACATCATGCAGACCACCCCGACCTTCGTGTATCTGGTGCCTGTGGTGATGCTGTTCGGCGTCGGCACCGTGCCGGGCGAGGTGGCCGTGGTGACGGCGGCGGCCCCGCCGCTGATCCGCTTCACCAACCTCGGCATCCGCATGGTCGAGACCGAGATGGTCGAGGCCGGCCTCGCCTTCGGCGCCACCAAGCGGCAGCTCCTGTGGGAGGTCCAGCTTCCGCTGGCCGTGCCGACCATCCTCGGCGGCCTGAACCAGACGGTGCTGACCGCGATGGTCATGTCGGTCGTCGTCGCCATGATCGGGGCGGAAGGGCTGGGGCTGGTGGTGCTCCAGGGCCTCGGGCGGCTCGACGTCGGCCGGGCCGCGGTGGGCGGCATCGCCATCGTCCTGCTGGCGATGATGCTCGACCGCATCACCCAGAAGCTGGCCCAGCCCGGCGGCCCCGGCGGGCGCCCGCTGCTCCGCAGCCTGCGCGCCCTCGTCGGCTTCGGCCGGCTGGCGGAGGACAAGCCCGTCGGTAGGCAGGCCGTTGCAAATCCGGCCATTTCCGGTCCGGCCGTGGCCAACCCCGACCAGTGA
- a CDS encoding quaternary amine ABC transporter ATP-binding protein, giving the protein MSDVSLSVPTGGIYMVMGLSGSGKSTLARCINRLNEPSAGRILLDGRDIVAAGEAELREIRRKRISMVFQHFALLPNRTVAENTEFGLKLQGVSPQVRRRRAEEVLSIVGLARWGNHYPHELSGGMRQRVGLARALATDADVLIMDEAFSALDPLIRTEMQDELLRLQRTLKKTILFITHDFQEALKLGTRIAIMADGELVREGTPQSIVLDPGSDYVAAFTREVDRSRLFDARSAMIPVAPVQLAGGLCLAETGDGAGLVLDDGGHVVGALDAAALRDLRDGIPFTDSGSGTLRKDFVTVRERDSLLDAARAHRAGRPMAVVDDEGRLIGTLAADSILAGIAAAPPQTAGGLHA; this is encoded by the coding sequence TTGAGTGACGTTTCACTGTCGGTTCCGACCGGTGGCATCTACATGGTGATGGGGTTGTCCGGGTCCGGGAAATCGACCCTGGCGCGCTGCATCAACCGTCTGAACGAGCCGAGCGCCGGCCGGATCCTGCTGGACGGCCGCGACATCGTCGCCGCCGGCGAGGCGGAACTGCGCGAGATCCGCCGCAAGCGAATCTCCATGGTGTTCCAGCATTTCGCCCTGCTGCCGAACCGTACCGTCGCCGAGAACACCGAATTCGGCCTGAAACTCCAGGGGGTATCCCCGCAGGTCCGGCGCCGCCGGGCGGAAGAGGTGCTGTCGATTGTCGGGCTGGCCCGCTGGGGCAACCATTACCCCCACGAGTTGAGCGGTGGCATGCGCCAGCGGGTCGGGCTTGCCCGCGCGCTCGCCACCGACGCCGACGTGCTGATCATGGACGAGGCCTTCAGCGCGCTCGACCCGCTGATCCGCACCGAGATGCAGGACGAGCTGCTGCGCCTCCAGCGCACGCTGAAGAAGACCATCCTGTTCATCACCCACGACTTCCAGGAAGCGCTGAAGCTCGGCACCCGGATCGCCATCATGGCCGACGGCGAACTGGTCCGCGAAGGCACGCCCCAGTCGATCGTTCTCGACCCCGGCAGCGACTATGTCGCCGCCTTCACCCGCGAGGTCGACCGCTCGCGCTTGTTCGACGCGCGGTCGGCAATGATCCCGGTGGCCCCGGTTCAACTGGCAGGCGGCCTGTGCCTCGCCGAGACCGGCGACGGCGCCGGCCTGGTGCTGGACGACGGCGGTCATGTCGTCGGGGCACTGGATGCCGCCGCGCTGCGGGACCTGCGCGACGGGATTCCGTTCACGGACTCCGGCTCCGGCACCTTGCGCAAGGACTTCGTCACGGTGCGCGAGCGGGACAGCCTTCTCGACGCCGCCCGAGCCCACCGGGCCGGCCGGCCGATGGCGGTGGTCGATGACGAGGGCAGGCTGATCGGCACGCTGGCCGCCGACAGCATCCTGGCGGGCATCGCCGCCGCCCCTCCTCAAACCGCAGGAGGCCTGCATGCTTGA
- a CDS encoding NIPSNAP family protein has product MIVEERIYRIRSGKLRDYLALVQNEGLAIQQPILGTLIGYFVSEIGPLNHVVHMWGYADFEDRTVRRQRLSEDPRWQAFIPKLAALIETAENRILLPTAFSPLK; this is encoded by the coding sequence ATGATCGTCGAGGAACGCATCTACCGCATCCGCTCCGGCAAGCTGCGCGACTATCTGGCGCTCGTGCAGAACGAGGGACTGGCGATCCAGCAGCCGATCCTCGGCACCCTGATCGGCTATTTCGTCAGCGAGATCGGCCCGCTCAACCATGTCGTGCACATGTGGGGCTATGCCGATTTCGAGGACCGGACCGTTCGCCGCCAGCGGCTGTCGGAGGATCCGCGCTGGCAGGCCTTCATTCCCAAGCTGGCGGCGCTGATCGAGACGGCGGAAAACCGCATCCTGTTGCCGACCGCCTTTTCGCCCCTGAAGTGA
- a CDS encoding carboxymuconolactone decarboxylase family protein yields MDDALQRAGEQVRRDVLGDAYVDRAMAAADEFSRPFQRMVNEYCWGQCWADDALDRRQRSLLNLGMIAALGRMHEFELHLRGAIRNGLTDAELQAALIQIAVYCGIPAGVECFRIARKVRQEIAEEGRGDTP; encoded by the coding sequence ATGGATGACGCCCTGCAACGGGCCGGCGAACAGGTGCGGCGCGACGTGCTCGGCGACGCCTATGTCGACCGCGCGATGGCTGCGGCCGACGAGTTCTCCCGCCCCTTCCAACGGATGGTCAACGAATATTGCTGGGGGCAATGCTGGGCGGACGACGCGCTCGACCGCCGCCAGCGCAGCCTGCTGAACCTTGGCATGATCGCGGCACTGGGCCGCATGCACGAGTTCGAGCTGCACCTGCGCGGTGCTATCCGCAACGGCCTTACCGACGCCGAGTTGCAGGCGGCACTGATCCAGATCGCTGTCTATTGCGGGATCCCGGCGGGGGTGGAGTGCTTCCGCATCGCCCGCAAGGTCCGCCAGGAGATCGCCGAAGAGGGCAGGGGAGACACGCCATGA